The Mucilaginibacter yixingensis genome window below encodes:
- a CDS encoding STAS domain-containing protein, translating into MSKLLEITEEQNVPIARILVQEANLSHAGQLKDELIAALDHYRNSVLVDFSDVNYVDSSFLGALVSSLKYAVAGKLDVAVLNPNKDISDLFALIRLDKVFKIYPNKEEALTKYRK; encoded by the coding sequence ATGAGCAAGCTTTTAGAAATAACCGAAGAACAAAACGTACCCATTGCCCGCATACTGGTACAGGAGGCCAACCTGAGCCACGCCGGACAATTAAAGGACGAACTGATAGCCGCACTGGATCACTACCGCAATAGCGTACTGGTTGATTTTAGCGATGTAAACTATGTAGACAGTTCTTTTCTGGGGGCGCTGGTATCATCACTTAAATATGCAGTTGCAGGCAAACTGGATGTTGCCGTGCTTAACCCCAATAAAGACATCAGTGATCTTTTTGCCCTGATCAGGTTGGATAAGGTGTTCAAAATTTACCCGAACAAAGAAGAAGCGCTGACCAAATACCGTAAATAA